The genomic interval CCGGGTCTTCTGATCTCCTGTGCGGTTTTTAAGAATTCCCTGAAGTGCTTAATATACCCATCAGGGTTTATCCTCCTGTCATAGGGAAAACCTGTGGCAAGGAGGGATTTATCGAGTGTATCTACTCTGGAGACATGTATAGGTTTTCCATTCAGATATGCCCCGCATCCTTCCATTGCAGTAAAACATTCATCCCGTAAAGGGTCATAGACGACACCCATCACCATATTTCCATTCTTCTCCAACCCGATTGATACTGCGAAGATCGGTAATGAATGTGCAAAATTGGTAGTTCCATCAAGGGGGTCTATTATCCAGCAATATTCAGAGATGTTATTATTTGTAGTCCCCTCTTCTGCCATTATCCGGTGGCCCGGGTAGTTTTCGGTAATTATGGAGACTATTGCATCTTCAGAGAGGCGGTCTGCAATTGTGACAAGGTTTGCATCACCCTTGAACTCGACGTCCAATGGTTTTCCATAATACTCCATCAACACCCTGCCGCCGGCAAGCGCTGCCTCTTCGGCAGTTTTTAGAAATGTTTTCACTCGGAAATCCTCTCCGGCGGGGTAAGAAAACCCCGCCTATCCATTTCTATGAGGATAGGCGGGGTTTTCTTACCCCGCTGATTTTCATGTCCCTTTGTGAGACCCCCGTCTCATGACGGTTCATACAAAAATCCTTTTTTAACCTCACAGAAAATAGCTTTTTTAATTCTTCGTGTGCTTCGTGCCTTTGTGGGATAATTTTCATTATCCTTCCCCCATTGAATTATGGGGGAAGGGGAGAATATGAGGTATTGTGGAATAATTATTCTTATAGCGGGGAAAGTCCTGCACCCTTTTCAAAGCCTGTATGCAGTGCCTTCTTGTTTAACTCAAGAAATGCCGCAGGGACTCTTGATAACACAGCCTGTTCAATAGCATCATGTGATACAATCTTTGTAAGTTCAGTCATTAGACCAAGTGATATTATATTTGCTGTTATTACTTTTCCGAGCACATTTGTGGCTGTTGAAATTATGGGAAAGGCAAAAACCTTAAAATCTCCCTTGGGGACATCTTTTACCTCATCAGAATCAATTAACAGGATGCCGCCGCTTTTAATGTCTTTATGATATTTTGTGCATGCCTCTTGTGTAAGGGCCAGCATTGCATCAATAGATGTTGCCTTTGGATAATCTATGTCCTCATCACTTATAATGACTTCAGCCCTTGATGCCCCGCCCCTTGATTCAGGACCATAAGACTGGCTCTGCACTGCCTTTTTCCCGTCATATATTGATGCAGCCTCGGCAATAATTATCCCTGCTGTTATTATCCCCTGGCCGCCTGAACCTGTAAATCTCAGTTCGTATCTGTATCCCATTTCTTCTTTACCTTTCTATATAAATGCTACTTCTTGGTTTGAAGCGATGTAACTAATTTATTATACTCTTCTAAATATTCCGGGCGCTCCGCCTTGTGAAGGATCCCTCTTAACAATTTATCCTGAAGCTCCTCAGGTGAGAGCTTTTCTGCCTGCTTCACACTCACTGTTCCATCTTTTTCAATCTGTTCCATCATGTCAGTTGCAGACGCATATTTATTAAACCTGCCGTAGTATGTCGGACATGCATCAAGAATATCTACAACGGATGTCCCTTTGTGCATAAAGGCATCAAATATAATCTTCTCTAATTCCTGAAAGTGATAAGCTGTCCCTCTTGCCACAAATGTAGCACCGGCTGCCTGTGCAAGTTTACAGGTATCAAAGACAGGGTCTACACTGCCATGACGGCCTGTTGTGGAAATTTTCCCCTGCGGGGTCGTAGGTGAGGATTGTCCGCTTGTCATCCCATAAATATTGTTGTTGTATACAAGTATGGTCAAATCCAGATTCCTTCGGCAGGCATGGATGAAGTGATTTCCCCCAATTGCAAGTGCATCTCCATCACCTGTTATCACAAGCACCTTTAACCTTGGGTTTGCCAGCTTTAATCCGGTTGCAAATGTGAGCGCCCTGCCGTGGAGGGTATGAAGGGTATTAAAATCAACATATCCAGGGGTTCTGCTTGAACATCCTATCCCTGATACCATTGCAACATCATCTTGATTTAATCCTGATGCGTGAACTGCCCTCAAAAGGCTCTTTAATACAATCCCATGTCCGCATCCGGGACACCATATATGCGGCAGTTTACCGCCCCTTATATATGGAGAATAATCAAATGGGACCTTTTTCTTTTTCTTTGCAATTGCTTTTACTTCTTCTGCCGGTGTACTCATGTTCTTCTCCTCTTACGACTTCGTAAAAAACGGGTGCCCTCTGGGCGTGCTGCGTTGCGCTGCATCCTTCGTCATTGCAGCGTACCAGCAAGTACGCCTCATTCCTCAGGATTTGCGCGCCTTGCACCTGGAGCTTTTTACGAAGCCGTCACGTAGTGACATTAGAGTAAATACCCTAACCATCAAGCATATCTCTTTCTTCTAAAATCTCAGACATCTTGTTATTTGTTGAAGAAGGCTTTGAACCATTTGATGTAATGGCTTCTACTATTTGCACCGGTTTAATGGGTTCAGTGTCTATCCTGAAAAGACCTTTTACCTCGCACCTGCCGCGGGCAACCCTTTCAACCTCATGGACAATCTGCCCCATATTCATCTCAGGAACAATGATTGTTTTTACACGTTCTGCCAGTTCAGAAACAGCGCTGTCAGGGAAGGGCCAAATTGTAAGTGGTCTTAATAACCCTGCCTTTATCCCCTGTTTACGAAGCTCCCTTACAGCAAACTTGGCAGACCTTGAAGAGACGCCATAGGCAAATATGCCGACCTCTGCATCGTCAAGGAAGTACTCTTCATTTTTCCATATACGTTCTTTATTGTCTTCAATCTTTCTAACAAGCCTTTGCCCTGCTTCTTCAATCATTTTTGTATTATTTGTGGGGAAGCCGTCTGCCCCATGGTATAGACCGGTTACATGGAATCTGTAACCATCGCCATAAGCTGCAAGCGGTGCTATTTCTCCGCCTTTGACCTCATAAGGTTTATACTCTGAAGGCGGACAGGATGGTTTAGCCCTGTTTACAACTTCAACCTCTCCGGGCTGAGGAATGGTAATCGCCTCTCTCATGTGGCCTATTATCTCGTCATAAAGAACGATTACAGGGGTTCTATAAATTTCTGCAAGATTAAATGCCCTTATAGTTTCGTAGAAAAGCTCTTCAACTGAGGCAGGGATTAGTACTACTGCAGGATGGTCTCCATGTGTGCCCCATTTTGTCTGCATAACATCAGACTGGCTTGGACCGGTAGGAAAACCTGTAGAAGGTCCAGCCCGCATAACATTTATAATTACTATCGGGACCTCTGCCATACATGCAAAGCCAAGTCCTTCCTGCATCAAGGAAAAGCCTGGACCGCTTGTTGCGGTCATTGACTTGCGTCCTCCAAGGGATGCGCCTGTGATTGCGCATATACTTGCTATTTCATCTTCCATCTGGATAAAGTTCCCGCCGGTTTTCGGAAGTCTTGAAGATGCTATCTCCATAAGTTCTGTAGAGGGTGTAATGGGATAACCGGCAAAAAATGTACAGCCTGCATAAAATGCCCCTTCAGCACACGCCTCATTACCCTGCATGAATTTTTTCTTGTTAGTCGCCATAGTTTATCTACTCCTCAAAGACCTGAATAGCAAAATCAGGACATCTGTTATCACATAACTGGCACCCATTACAGGCCGCCAGATTCTTCACTGCCGCCGTAGCCCCATCAATAGTTAATACATCAGTGGGGCAGAAGTCAACACAAATTACGCATGCCTTACACAGCCTTGGGTCAATCTCTATCCTGAACACCCTTTTTTCTTTTTCTGCAACCGCCATAATGC from Nitrospirota bacterium carries:
- a CDS encoding inositol monophosphatase, translated to MKTFLKTAEEAALAGGRVLMEYYGKPLDVEFKGDANLVTIADRLSEDAIVSIITENYPGHRIMAEEGTTNNNISEYCWIIDPLDGTTNFAHSLPIFAVSIGLEKNGNMVMGVVYDPLRDECFTAMEGCGAYLNGKPIHVSRVDTLDKSLLATGFPYDRRINPDGYIKHFREFLKTAQEIRRPGAATIDLCYVASGRFDGFWEPKLQPWDIAAAAVIVKEAGGRLSNYIGGEFSIYGKETVASNGKIHEEMIEVLKGIL
- a CDS encoding 2-oxoacid:acceptor oxidoreductase family protein, with amino-acid sequence MGYRYELRFTGSGGQGIITAGIIIAEAASIYDGKKAVQSQSYGPESRGGASRAEVIISDEDIDYPKATSIDAMLALTQEACTKYHKDIKSGGILLIDSDEVKDVPKGDFKVFAFPIISTATNVLGKVITANIISLGLMTELTKIVSHDAIEQAVLSRVPAAFLELNKKALHTGFEKGAGLSPL
- a CDS encoding 2-oxoacid:ferredoxin oxidoreductase subunit beta encodes the protein MSTPAEEVKAIAKKKKKVPFDYSPYIRGGKLPHIWCPGCGHGIVLKSLLRAVHASGLNQDDVAMVSGIGCSSRTPGYVDFNTLHTLHGRALTFATGLKLANPRLKVLVITGDGDALAIGGNHFIHACRRNLDLTILVYNNNIYGMTSGQSSPTTPQGKISTTGRHGSVDPVFDTCKLAQAAGATFVARGTAYHFQELEKIIFDAFMHKGTSVVDILDACPTYYGRFNKYASATDMMEQIEKDGTVSVKQAEKLSPEELQDKLLRGILHKAERPEYLEEYNKLVTSLQTKK
- a CDS encoding 2-oxoacid:acceptor oxidoreductase subunit alpha — protein: MQGNEACAEGAFYAGCTFFAGYPITPSTELMEIASSRLPKTGGNFIQMEDEIASICAITGASLGGRKSMTATSGPGFSLMQEGLGFACMAEVPIVIINVMRAGPSTGFPTGPSQSDVMQTKWGTHGDHPAVVLIPASVEELFYETIRAFNLAEIYRTPVIVLYDEIIGHMREAITIPQPGEVEVVNRAKPSCPPSEYKPYEVKGGEIAPLAAYGDGYRFHVTGLYHGADGFPTNNTKMIEEAGQRLVRKIEDNKERIWKNEEYFLDDAEVGIFAYGVSSRSAKFAVRELRKQGIKAGLLRPLTIWPFPDSAVSELAERVKTIIVPEMNMGQIVHEVERVARGRCEVKGLFRIDTEPIKPVQIVEAITSNGSKPSSTNNKMSEILEERDMLDG
- a CDS encoding 4Fe-4S dicluster domain-containing protein — protein: MAVAEKEKRVFRIEIDPRLCKACVICVDFCPTDVLTIDGATAAVKNLAACNGCQLCDNRCPDFAIQVFEE